The nucleotide sequence CGGTGCCGATCACGGTCGTGCAGCCGTTGACGGCCCACGCCCACGGGATCAGGCGCTCGTCGATGGCCGCGACGATGCGGATTCCGGTCGGGAAGAAGGTTCCCAGCACCAGGCCCAGCGGCGCGAGCAGCGCGACCGAGATCGCGATGCGGGTGGCAAGCGAGGCGCTGAGGTTCGCGGAGATCAGGCTCGAGGCCACCTGGTCGAACAGTCCGACCAGCACGACGAGCAGCGAAACCTGGACGAGGATCGCCGTGCGTGCCGGCAGCGGGAGTCGTTCGGACAGCATGCTTCCGGCCCCGGCCGAGACCAGCAGCGAGCACATCACGACCGACAGCGAGTAGGTCGGATAGCCGAGGAACAGCACGAAGCGCTGCAGCAGCGTGATCTCGAGCAGCATGAAGCCGAGACCGAGAGCGGAAAAATAGAGGATCAGTCCGAACGGTTTGCGCACGGCGCGACTGCCTCGCAGGCGCGTCAGCGGCCACACGATCATCGCGAGCGACACGACGATCGATTCGACGAGCATCACCAGCAGGATCCTCTGGCCGGTGGCCGGCGTCGTGCGCGCGTCGTCGGCGCGCGGGAACACGAGGCCCTTCCACGTGTAGAAATTGAAGAAAAAGGGGCTCGAATCCGCCACCGGATCCAGGCGCAGGTAATGGTTGGCGATGAACGACTGCTGGCCTTCGGCATCGAGCGCGAGGAACTCGGATACCTTGTGCGGCTCGCGCGCGCCCGGCTCGTGCCAGAACGAAAACCCCTCGGCGGCCGCGAACGATTCGAGCGCGGAGAGCTCCGTGGCCGTAAAAGGCTCGCGCTTGACCAGCGTCGTCACGAGCGGCGTCGTGCCGGCGCTTGCGAGGATCACCATCTGCGACTTCGGGTCTTTGGCGCCTGTTGCCGCCAGCGCGCGCTCGATCGTCGTCGCAAAGCGCAGGATGATGTACGTCGGAGCCGCCACGCCGAAGTTGTCGAACGAGAACAGCGCGAACGTTCCCCCCGGTTTCAGCTGCTCGAGATAGCGCGTGAACGCGTCGGTCGTGTACAGGTAGCTTTCGGCGAGCACGTAGGCGCCGGATGACAGTGCCGACAAGGTGTCGATGCTGTTGAGCTCGATCAGGTCGAACTTTCGTTCGCGGTTGGCTTCGATCCAGTGTCGCGCTTCGGCGTTGACCACCGTCAGGCGCGGCGAGCGGAAAAGATCGCCGTTGAAATCGCGAAACCGGTCGCGGCCGAGCTCGATGGTAACCGGGTTCAGCTCGAGGCCGGTCATGGGCCCCGCGCCGTTGGCGATGCCGGCCAGCGCGTCCGCGCCGCCCCCGAGGCCGATGACGAGCGTCTCCGGCGACTTCATGATCCGGTACGGGGCGGCCATCAGGTGGTGCCGGAACATGTCGAGGGACTCATCCTTGCCGTCCCACTGGTACATCACGGCGAAGGATCCGCCGTCGTAGCCGACCATGCGGAACTCGGGCGCACGCGCGGTCGAGCCTTTGCCTGCACCCGACAGCGCGTAGCTGCCCGCCCAACTCGTCTCGGTCCTGTCCCAGCCGACGGCGTCGACGCGATTGATCGGGGTCCAGCGCTCGAAGAGATGATGCGATCCGGGCGAGGCGAGGAACTGGGCGAGGAATTTTTCCGGAGAAGGAGGAAACGGTCCGTAACGATCGACGAGCGCGCCGCCGGTGAGTGCGACCGCGGCCGACGCCAGCGAGACCAGCGCCAGTTGCCGCCTGCCGCGTACGTACGGAAGGCCGCTTGCGGCCATCGCCGCGGCACCGAGAACCACGGCGGCCGGCGTGCCGACTGCCCAGATCACCGGTACCGACAGCGCGCAGCCGAGCGCCGCCCCGGCAAGATCCAGGCCGTACAGGATCCCGACGCGCGAGTGCATGGCCGAAAGTACGGTGACGACTCCGGCACCGGCGAAGAAGAACGGAACGGTGATCACCGCTCCGTACAGCGTCAGCGTGACGATTGCCGCGGCGTCGTTGCCGAAGACGGCAGGGTCGAGGCGCACGACCGAGCTGAATGCGAGAGCTGCAATCGCTGCAAGGCCGGCAAGCGCGCCGCTGACAACGAGTCGCCGGCGGATGCTCGATGCGGGGCGAGACACGGCCAGCAGCGAGCCGGCGCTGCCGAAGCCGAGCAGCGCCGTGGCGATCGTCACGTAAGCGAAGTGGTACGAGATCGCCATCGAGAAAATGCGCGTGAACGCGATCTCGATCGAGAGCACCCCGTACGAAAGCAGGAAAATGCCGGCAGCGAGCTGGCGCAGCGACGGGCAGTCGTCTTGGTCGGGCGGGTGCAAGGGTGGGTCGGCTCCGTGGGACTCGGTGGGGCTTCGTCGGGCTCGATTGCGCTTCGTCAAGGGAAAAGACAGGCACGCAGCGAGCCTGTCCGCAGCTTGCCAATGTAGCGGAGCCCGCAGGTTCGTTCGAGCCTGGCACGGGGTCAGCGGCTTGGCCTCGACGCTGCGCCGACGCTAAGAGACGCTCGTGACCACGATCCCCGGCAAAAGCCGCGAGCTGCACGACGACGAGGCGCATTTGCTCGCGGCGCTGGCGGCCATCGATGCAGCGGATGGCCGCCTGGATGCAGCGCAACAGACGCTGGTCATCGAAGCCCTGTCGCATCCGGCCAAACCGGCACGGCGCGAGGCTGCCGTTCTCGTTGCGCGGCTGCTGCAGGCGAAACGGATCGAGGCATCGCCGGTCGCGGCCCAGCTCGAAGGGCAACCCGCGGCGCGCTGGGGCGCAGCGTTTGCTCTTGCCCGAGCCGGCCTCTGCGACGATCGCGTCGTCGACGCGGCGGTCGCGGCTCTCGGCGACAGCGACGGCGATGTTCGCTGGGCTGCCTCTTCGATCGTCAGCCCGCGCGCGCGTGTCTCCGAGGGTCTGGCGCGAAGGCTCGCCGGGCTTTCGCGCACCGGGGCGCCGGCCGTGCGCAAGATGGCGCTGCTGTGCCTGTGCGACAGCGGTTGCACCGACGCGGCGCTCTTCCGCCACGGACTCGACGACGACGACCGCTACGTGCGGCTCGCCGCGCTGGCGTGTCTCGGCCGCATCGCGGATCGCTCGCAGGAAACCATCGCGGGAGTCGAGCGAATCGCCTCTTCGGATCCGTACCCGAACGTCCGGCGCGCCGCCTGCGCGATCCTCGAGCGCCGGCTCACCAATCCTGCACCTTCGAGCACCGGCAAGGAGTGACGGCGATGCCCCGATCCGTGCGTGGTCTGTTCGACCTCAGCGGCAAAGTCGCCGTCGTCACCGGCGCAAGCCGCGGGCTCGGGCGGGAGATGGCGCTTGCGATGGCCGAGGCCGGCGCCGACGTCGTCGTCGCGAGCCGCAAGCTCGACGCTTGCGTGGCCACGGCGCGCGAGATCGAGGCTCTCGGTCGCCGCGCGCTTGCCCACGCCTGCCACGTCGGCATCTGGAAGGACGTCGACTCGCTGGTGGACGCGGCGTACTCGAAGTTCGGCCGTGTCGACGTGCTCGTGAACAACGCCGGAATGTCGCCGCTTTATCCGTCACTCGACGCAGTCAGCGAAGAGCTGTGGGACAAGGTGCTCGCCGTCAACCTGAAGGGGCCGTTCCGCCTTTCGGCTCTCGTCGGCACGCGGATGCAGGCCGCAGGCGGAGGATCGATCATCAACATCGGCAGCATCGCGGCCGAGCGGCCGACACCGACGGAAACGCCTTACGCCGCTGCCAAGGCCGGTCTCCATGCGATCACCGTCGCATTCGCTCACGCGTTCGGACCGACGGTTCGCGTCAACGCGATCCAGGCCGGGCCCTTTCTCACCGACATCTCGAAGGCGTGGCCGGAAGGCGTCGAAGCGGTCCTGGCGGCGCGCTCGGCACTGCGGCGGGCCGGGCGGCCCGACGAAATCGTCGGAACGGCGCTGTACCTCGCCTCGAACGCGTCCAGCTTTACCACCGGCGCGGTGATCCGGGTCGACGGAGGGCAGGTGTGATCGTGCGACGCGGCCTCGTGCGCAGCCGCTGCGGCGCACTGCTTGCAGCGGGGCAGTTTCTCGCGCAGGAAGGGACGCCATGACTCGCCTTTCGCAGAAGCGCTGCACGCCGTGCCACGACGGGATGCCGTCGCTGACCATTCCCGAAGCGACTGCGCTGGTGCGCGATCTGGACGGCTGGCAGCTCGAGCCGGGGCCCCGTCTGGTCAAGCAGTGGAAACTGCCCGACTTCGCGTCGGCCCTCGCGCTGGTCAATCGCATCGGGGCGATTGCCGAGGCCGAAAACCATCATCCCGACATCACGCTCGGATGGGGAAAAGTGGCGGTCGAGCTGTGGACGCACGCGGCGCGGGGGCTGACCGAGAACGATTTCATCGTCGCGGCCAAAATCGACGAAGCCCAGGCCGGGCACCACTGAGAAAAGGAGACGACGACGGCGATGCACTGGATCCAGCTTCTGACCGCGGCTTTCCTGGCCGTGCTTTTCCTGCAGTCGGGCCTCGACAAGCTGATCGATCGCGACGGGAACGCAGCGTGGTTGCGCGAACATTTTCAGGCTTCCCCGCTGGCCGGCCAGGTGGAATTGATGCTGACGGTGGTCACCGTCTTCGAAATCCTTGCCGGAACGCTGAGCGGGCTCGGCACCGTCGCGCTGCTGCTGTGGGGAGGACGAAGCTTTGCCTACGCGGGCGCGATTGTCGCGGGCGTCACGATCGTGATGCTGTTCCTCGGCCAGCGTGTCGCCAAGGACTACGCGGGAGCGGCCGTGCTCGTGCCGTACTTCCTGCTGACGCTCGTCGCGTTGCAGGTGCTCCAGTAGTCGCACTTCGCACGATTCATGTTCTTGCCGGACCCCGGCGCCGCGACGCTGCTCCTTCGGCAAAACGTCCGCCGAAGGACTGCAGGCGGCTTCGCACTTCGCCGAGCTCTCCGACCTCGATGACGCTGCCGCCGCGGTAGGCGATGACCGCCGAGCTGGTGGGTGAGAGGCGCGCGCCCGGCACGATCGTCCCGAGAAGATTGAGCGGGTCTGCCGCCGAGACGACCGCGATTTCGGCGGAGCCGTCCTCGCGCCGCACCGCTCGCAGCGCCTCGACCGCATGAGGCAGCGCGAACTGCTCACCGACGAAGCCGGCAACGAAGCGGCCGCCACGCACGACGCCTCGCGCTTCCATTCGGCGCAGCGCCCACAGGATGCGACGCCACGGCGGTAGTCCCCGCTCGCGAAGGACCACGTCGCGGAAGACGACACCGTAGCGATGCAGCAGACGCGTGGCGGTGCGCGCGTCGGTCTCGTCGTCGGCCGCGACAGGCTCCAGGCCCGCGCGCAGCAGCGACCAGCGCCCGGTCGGCAGCAGGCGCCGGCTGCTGCGGCCGGAAATGGCGCGAAGGCGGGTGCCGGCAACGGCGCGCGCGCGCGCGCCGCCGGCACCGGCGCGCGGGCGCGCGCCGCCGGAAAGTCCGAGGCTTGCCGCGGCTGCGCCGACATTGGTCGTGCGCGCTTTTCGCCGGTCGTCGCGCTGCAGCAGGGCACGCAGGCCCGCGATGCCGTCGCCGGTCACCAGCCCGCAGGCAACCAGCTCCCACAGCGCGTCTTCGACTTCGGCCGCGAGCTTGCCCGTGGCCCGCGAAAGATCGGCGAGGAAGGATGCACCGCGGGCCTCGAGCGCGCGCAAGACGGCGCAGCCGGCGGCCGTAAGCGAATCTTCGAGGCTCACGCCCGGCGCGACCGGCTGGAGAAGATCCTCGAGCACGCTGCGCAGGCAGAACGCGATCGGCGCAGAGCGCGTCGGTCCCCGCGTGCGACGCCGGCGCGCGACTGCAGCTTCGTCGTCTTCGTCAGACAGGCTCGGTGCCAGGCGACCCCACGCGACTTCTCCGCTCAGGCACAGCTGCTCGAGATCGGCGCCGTCGTAATTGTCGATGCGCGCCGGCAGCACGTCGCGCTCCCACGCCGTCGCCGGCAGCTCCAGGCCCGAAAGCTGGGCGACGATGCTGCGCACGCCATCGCGGCCGTGCAGCTGCGAGTTGTCGTGCACGTGCTGCCAGCGCAGCAGGAAGCGCACGAAATCGGCGGAGGACACCGGCTCGATCTCGCTTCGCAGGCGCCCGATAGTCAGGCGGTGGATTCGCGCCAGCAGGCCGCGCTCGCACCACTCGATTTCCCCGGGCGCCTCGTCGGTGAAACTTCCCTGCAACACGCAGCCTTGGGATTCCAGGCGCGCAAGGGCCGCATCGACGCGCTCCGGCGCAAGGCCGATTCGTGCGGCGAGGGCGGCAGCAGTGGCTGGGCCGACGCTGTCCATCCACCCGCGCACCACGTCGAGAGCCGCCTGCTCTTCGTCGAGGGCACCGCCGCGGGAGGGGATCGAAATATCCGGAACTTCCGGTTCGACGTGCGCCGCGGGGAACAGCATGCGAATCGCGCGAACGTATTCCGTGGCAACGACGGCTGCCTCGCGCCCTCCTGCAACCAGTCGAGTCGCGCGCCGCGATGCGATCAGCGTTTCGATGTGCGCGCTCCACGCAAGCGCATCCCGAATCGGAACCAGCCCGAGCGTCAGCAGCGCATCGTGCACTTCGTCGGCCGTCCTCGCCTGGGGCCACGCCTGGCGCCGCACCTCGTCGATGGCGGCGCGATCCAGAGCGCCGATGTCGCCCGTAGAGACGGCATCGGTCCGTCGAAGGCTCACGGCGCGAGCGCGGCGTTCCTCGAGCGGCGCGTCGTCGAGAAAGGCGTAAGGCCCCGCGCCGAGCAGCTCGTGCGCGAAGGGCGACGGCGCGGGCGTCTCGACGGCGATCGTGCGGATCCTCCCGTCGTCGATGGCTGCAAGCACCTGCGCGAGACCTTCGGTGTCCATCGCCTCGTACAGGCAATCGTCGATCGTCTCGTCGACCAGCGGATGCGACGGCGGCTCGATGCGGCCCGGGTGATTGTCCTGGCAGCCGGCCTGCTCGGGAAAGACGGCGGCCAGCAGGTCCTCTGCCTGCATGCGCTGCAACGCGACCGGCACCTTGCGGCCGCCGCGGAATCGCAGCAGCACCAGCGCGCGCGAGGCGTTCCAGCGCCAGCGGTTCGTGAACATCGGCGACTGCAGCGCGGCCTGAACGAGGTCGTCACGGAACGTGGCCGGCCTGACGAAACGGAACACCGACTCCAGCGGAAAGCTGTGCTGCTCACCGAGCGAAATCAGGATGCCGTCATCGGTCGCGGCGGCCTGCAGCTCGAAATCGAACGAAACGCAGAAGCGCTTGCGCAGCGCCAGCCCGAACGCGCGATTGATGCGCGCGCCGAACGGGGCGTGCAGCACGAGCTGCATGCCGCCTGCTTCGTCGAAAAAGCGCTCGGCGATGATCGTGTCGGGCGCGGGCACGGCGCCGAGCGAGGCAATGCCGTCGCGCACGTACGCGACGAGCTGGATCGCGCCCTCGCGCGATACCCGGGTCTCGGCGACGAGCCAGCGCACCGCGCCCTCGACGTCGTGGCGGCGCGCGGCGATCTCGCGGCGCAGATCGCCGACGGCAGTGGACAGCTCGATCGAGCGTCCGGGGCCTTCGCCGAGCCAGAAAGGGATCGTCGGCGGCGTCACTCCCGCGTCTTCGACCCTCATTCGTCCCGTCTCGACGCGGCGCACCCGCCACGAATGGTTGCCGAGCTGGATGATGTCGCCTGCCAGGCTCTCGACCGCGAAATCCTCGTTGACCTTGCCGAGCAGGGTGCCGTCGGGCTCGAGCACGACGTCGTAGTCGGCAGTGTCGGGGATCGCGCCGCCCGACGTGATCGCAGCGAGGCGGGCGCCGCGACGCGCGCGGATCACCCCGCCGACGCGGTCGAAGTGCAGATGAGCGCCGCGCCGTCCGCGCCTGGCGCTGACGCCTTCGGAAAGCATCTCGACGATGGCATCGAACTCGCTGCGCGGGAAATCGCGATAGACGAACGCGCGAGTCACCAGCGTGAACAGCTCGTCGACGCCGATCTCGCAGGCGGCGGCAATCGAGACGATGTGCTGCGCGAGAACGTCGCGCGCCGGGCGCGGCAGCTGGATCGCGTCGAGCTCTCCGGCAAGCGTCGCACGGACCGTTGCCGCGGCCTGCAGCAGCTCATCGCGTGTTCCGGGGAACACGACGGCACGCGGCACCGCACCGAGCCAGTGCCCGGCGCGACCGACACGCTGGAGGAACGTCGCGATCCTGCGCGCAACACCGAGATGGCACACGAGGTCGACGTGACCAACGTCGATGCCGAGCTCGAGGGATGCGGTCGCGACCACCACGGGCACTTCGCCGGATTTCAGTTTCTGCTCGGCCTCCAGCCGCGCCTCGCGCGAGAGGCTGCCGTGGTGCGCCGCCACTTTCTCCTTGCCGAGCCTCTCGCCGAGCGCATGCGCGACGCGCTCGACCATGCGCCTGGTATTGACGAACACGATCAGTGAGCGGTGCTCGCCGGCCAGTGTCGCGATGCGATCGTGAATCGCCGCCGCGAGCTCGTGGGTCGCAACGGGTCCCAGCTCGAAATCGGGGATTTCCACGCGCAGGTCGAGCGGGCGGCGATGGCCGCTGTCGACGATCGTGCAGATCGCGTTGCCGTCGCCGTCGAGGCGTCCGGCGCCGACGAGCAGCCGCGCGATCTCGTCGATCGGCTTTTGCGTTGCGGAAAGGCCGATGCGTGCAACGGGGCGACCGGCTTCGCGGTCGAGGCGCTCGAGCGACAGCGCGAGGTGGAGACCGCGCTTGTCCTGCGCGATCGCGTGGATCTCGTCGACGATGACGCGACGGATGCCGGCCAGCAGGCGGCGGCTGCGCTCGGCTGTCAGCAGGATGAACAGCGACTCGGGAGTCGTGATCAGGATGTGCGGCGGATGGCGCAGCTGCATCGCGCGCTCGCGCTGCGAGGTGTCGCCGCTTCGCACGGCGACGCGGATCTCGCCGAGAGGCTCGCCGCGCTCTTTGGCAAGCGCGCGGATGCCGGCCAGCGGCACCGCGAGGTTTTTCTCGATGTCGTTGCCGAGAGCTTTCAGCGGCGAGACGTAAAGCGTGTGGATCGTGTCGGCGAGCGAGCCGTCGCCCGCTTCGCGCACCAGCTCGTCGAGCGACCACAGGAACGCCGCCAGCGTCTTGCCCGAGCCGGTAGGGGCGGCAACGAGCGTGTCGCGTCCGGCGGCGATGCTGCGCCAGCCCTCCTTCTGGACCGCCGTCGGCGCGCGGAACGACTGCTCGAACCAGTCGCGCACGAGAGGGTGGAAGCCGAGATCCTGCACTTCGGGCCTTTTATCCGATCCACGCCGCAAAAGCGGGGACCGCTGTGCCCGGTGGCGTGCGGGCGGGGCCGGATCGCCCGGCCCGGTCGGTCGTCAGCGGCCGGGGGCCAGCCCGGACCGCCGGGCGATCGGCATGGCTTTGATCAC is from Candidatus Binatia bacterium and encodes:
- a CDS encoding HEAT repeat domain-containing protein; protein product: MTTIPGKSRELHDDEAHLLAALAAIDAADGRLDAAQQTLVIEALSHPAKPARREAAVLVARLLQAKRIEASPVAAQLEGQPAARWGAAFALARAGLCDDRVVDAAVAALGDSDGDVRWAASSIVSPRARVSEGLARRLAGLSRTGAPAVRKMALLCLCDSGCTDAALFRHGLDDDDRYVRLAALACLGRIADRSQETIAGVERIASSDPYPNVRRAACAILERRLTNPAPSSTGKE
- a CDS encoding glucose 1-dehydrogenase, coding for MPRSVRGLFDLSGKVAVVTGASRGLGREMALAMAEAGADVVVASRKLDACVATAREIEALGRRALAHACHVGIWKDVDSLVDAAYSKFGRVDVLVNNAGMSPLYPSLDAVSEELWDKVLAVNLKGPFRLSALVGTRMQAAGGGSIINIGSIAAERPTPTETPYAAAKAGLHAITVAFAHAFGPTVRVNAIQAGPFLTDISKAWPEGVEAVLAARSALRRAGRPDEIVGTALYLASNASSFTTGAVIRVDGGQV
- a CDS encoding 4a-hydroxytetrahydrobiopterin dehydratase; this translates as MTRLSQKRCTPCHDGMPSLTIPEATALVRDLDGWQLEPGPRLVKQWKLPDFASALALVNRIGAIAEAENHHPDITLGWGKVAVELWTHAARGLTENDFIVAAKIDEAQAGHH
- a CDS encoding DoxX family protein, whose translation is MHWIQLLTAAFLAVLFLQSGLDKLIDRDGNAAWLREHFQASPLAGQVELMLTVVTVFEILAGTLSGLGTVALLLWGGRSFAYAGAIVAGVTIVMLFLGQRVAKDYAGAAVLVPYFLLTLVALQVLQ
- a CDS encoding DEAD/DEAH box helicase, whose protein sequence is MQDLGFHPLVRDWFEQSFRAPTAVQKEGWRSIAAGRDTLVAAPTGSGKTLAAFLWSLDELVREAGDGSLADTIHTLYVSPLKALGNDIEKNLAVPLAGIRALAKERGEPLGEIRVAVRSGDTSQRERAMQLRHPPHILITTPESLFILLTAERSRRLLAGIRRVIVDEIHAIAQDKRGLHLALSLERLDREAGRPVARIGLSATQKPIDEIARLLVGAGRLDGDGNAICTIVDSGHRRPLDLRVEIPDFELGPVATHELAAAIHDRIATLAGEHRSLIVFVNTRRMVERVAHALGERLGKEKVAAHHGSLSREARLEAEQKLKSGEVPVVVATASLELGIDVGHVDLVCHLGVARRIATFLQRVGRAGHWLGAVPRAVVFPGTRDELLQAAATVRATLAGELDAIQLPRPARDVLAQHIVSIAAACEIGVDELFTLVTRAFVYRDFPRSEFDAIVEMLSEGVSARRGRRGAHLHFDRVGGVIRARRGARLAAITSGGAIPDTADYDVVLEPDGTLLGKVNEDFAVESLAGDIIQLGNHSWRVRRVETGRMRVEDAGVTPPTIPFWLGEGPGRSIELSTAVGDLRREIAARRHDVEGAVRWLVAETRVSREGAIQLVAYVRDGIASLGAVPAPDTIIAERFFDEAGGMQLVLHAPFGARINRAFGLALRKRFCVSFDFELQAAATDDGILISLGEQHSFPLESVFRFVRPATFRDDLVQAALQSPMFTNRWRWNASRALVLLRFRGGRKVPVALQRMQAEDLLAAVFPEQAGCQDNHPGRIEPPSHPLVDETIDDCLYEAMDTEGLAQVLAAIDDGRIRTIAVETPAPSPFAHELLGAGPYAFLDDAPLEERRARAVSLRRTDAVSTGDIGALDRAAIDEVRRQAWPQARTADEVHDALLTLGLVPIRDALAWSAHIETLIASRRATRLVAGGREAAVVATEYVRAIRMLFPAAHVEPEVPDISIPSRGGALDEEQAALDVVRGWMDSVGPATAAALAARIGLAPERVDAALARLESQGCVLQGSFTDEAPGEIEWCERGLLARIHRLTIGRLRSEIEPVSSADFVRFLLRWQHVHDNSQLHGRDGVRSIVAQLSGLELPATAWERDVLPARIDNYDGADLEQLCLSGEVAWGRLAPSLSDEDDEAAVARRRRTRGPTRSAPIAFCLRSVLEDLLQPVAPGVSLEDSLTAAGCAVLRALEARGASFLADLSRATGKLAAEVEDALWELVACGLVTGDGIAGLRALLQRDDRRKARTTNVGAAAASLGLSGGARPRAGAGGARARAVAGTRLRAISGRSSRRLLPTGRWSLLRAGLEPVAADDETDARTATRLLHRYGVVFRDVVLRERGLPPWRRILWALRRMEARGVVRGGRFVAGFVGEQFALPHAVEALRAVRREDGSAEIAVVSAADPLNLLGTIVPGARLSPTSSAVIAYRGGSVIEVGELGEVRSRLQSFGGRFAEGAASRRRGPART